tcaattttcacgaggtatgtggtctgaggaccatatATGACCAAGTTTTGGTTTTATATTCGTAATAAGTAaatcaaaatgttaatttccccaaagtagaaggtccgaggacccgacgtaactaaggttttttttataaaccaataaaatatcaatttccacgaggtacgtggttcgaggaccacacatgaccaagtttctgtttgatatttgtAATAAGTaaatcgaaatgttaatttccccaaagtagaaggtctgaggacccgacgtaactaaggttctgtttaacaaccaataaaatatcaatttccaagAGGTacgtggtccaaggaccatacataaccaagtttctgtttgatattcgTAATAAGTaaatcgaaatgttaatttctccaaagtagaaggtctgaggcccgacataactaaggttctgtttaacaaccaataaaatatcaattttcacgaggtatgtggtccaaggaccatacatgaccaagtatCTGTTTGATATTCATAATAAGTAAATAGAAATGTTACATAATGATAATTGAACAACAAATGACAAAAGTgcttttcattaatagtaataccttcataggttatttacattccaagggtattgtacaattttttcatttagatCAACTAAGCGATATGACCAtatgcctgctacagaagtgattcggtatggtccttcccaggtGGGTGCTAACTTTCCCCACGCTGGATTCTTggaagtacccatgactttcctcaagaccaaatccccaggcgctagtggccttagtttcacatgagcatcatatcctcgtttgagcttttgctgataataagccagttggaccatggcggcctctcgccattcctcaaccagatccaggcttttctctAGCAAGCCATCGTTATTTTCTGGGCTGAAAGAATTCGTCCATAATGTCGAaaacccagattccaaaggtatcaccgcctcggccccgtaagtcatgaagaagggtgtttctcctgtggaccttcgcggtgtagtccgatatgtccacaaaacgtgtggcaactcttctacccatctaccctttgcgtcatccagcctcttcttaagtccattgACTATAattttgttaacggcctcggcctgcctattttcctgaggataagctggagtggagtatctgtttgtgatgcccaagtcgCTATaatacttcctgaaagctttactatcaaattgcacgccattatctgaaataagtgtatAAGGTACCctaaatctagtgataatgttcttccagataaatttcttggtgtctacatccctaatatttgataaaggttcagcttcaacccacttggtgaagtaatcagttcctACGAGTAACCATCTTTTATTTCCCGTAGCCCTTGAgaaaggcccaactatatccagtccccattgagcgaatggccaaggactagacaaaggattaaggacaccaccaagctgatggatgttgggagcgaatctctggcattggtcacactttcttgcgcAATCCTGAgtctctctctgcatattgggccaccaatatccttgagtcagagctctatgggctaaatATCTCCCTCcagtatgacttccacaaattccctcgtgcGATTCTTCCAAAAGTACCTCCTTCgcttcagggtgtacacatagTAGGTATGATCCGGAAAAAGagcgtttatacagtttctgatcctcggacaaccagaatcgaggtgcctttcgacggattttatctgcttcagacttctcctcgggcaaAACATCGCTTTTTAGGAAAGAAACTacggggtccatccagctagaTCCaagccttatcagatggatatggaTGGCACTTGTAGTTGTTAAAGCTAGTTTCAGCAAATTTttgacaaggataatcctaggtaAACCCTAAGCTGAGGACAttgccaaagtggccaacgagtctgcatgtgtgtttccacttttAGAAACATGCGTtaggataaaagaatcaaatttggattgtaaacatttgaccttgGTTAGGTATTCTTACATACTCAGATCCCTAGCCTCTATGGTCTCCATCACCTGGCCCACGACTAACTGAGAATCTGAGGACATAAGAATTGACTTCCCCCCCATTTTCTGGACCATCTCTATACCAACTAAgacagcttcgtactcagcctcgttctTGGTGGCCGAGAACACCAATCTCAACGATTTTTCAAAGGTGACTCCTTCAGGGGTTACCAAAACAAGTTCGATACCTGACCCTCTCTGGTTTGCTGCGCCATCAACATATGCTTTCTAGACCCGAAGCCTTTTGCCTGTGATcataccaactgatttttcatccatgtgcaactccttttctttttctcctaaTGAGGGTTCAATGAATTCTACCACCAAATcggcaaggacctggccctttgcggaggtgcgaggcatatatttgatatcgaaagctcccagTATAGTTCCCCACTGGGCTACCCTCCctgagtagtcagcacttcaCAATATCGACTTGAGAGGAAGTTGAgtcaaaactacaacggtgtgggattggaagtaatgaggaagcttccgcgtagCATGAACTACGGCCAGAATCGCCTTCTCCAAAGGTTGATATTGCACCTCAgtttcattcaaagatttgctaacataataaacCAGTCTCTGTACTCCACTATCGTCCCGTATTAAAACCAAactgactgcatggatagctacagctaTGTATGCAAACAGGACTTCATCGACCTCCGgtcgagacatgatgggtggcctggaaagatactctttaagttgttgaaaagctaaagcacactgctcggaccattggaatcctttccacttattcagcaacTGGAAAAAGGGTCTGCATCTATCagcggaccgagagataaacctactaagagcagcagtcatcctaGTCAACTTTTGAACTTCTTTTGGATTCTGAGGTGTTTGCAAGCCATGGATGGCCCTAACCTGTGCCGGAATTACTTCTATTCCtttatgagtcaccatgtagcctaggaacttacCAGAGCCCACTCCAAAAGAGCACTTGGAGTAATGAATGCGGTCTTCTCCTAGTCATCCAAcgctaaaggtatttggtgataaccttggaaggcatccaaaaaactcatctgaggatgcccAACCGTAGCGTCCACCAACTGATTGATGCGAGGCATCAAAAATGAGTCTTTGGGACAGACTTTGTTCAGgactgtgaagtccacacatactttCCACttcccgtttttcttttttactacaacaatatgcgccaaccattctgggtagaaaacttctttaatagccccagcccttttgagcttgagcacttcctccttgacggcctcggcatgttctttggaagaacgccgaggtagTTACCTCTTGGGAATAACGGCAAGATCGACGTTCAAAtaatggcaaatgaagcttgggtcaacccctaGGGCCTCATAGAGatcccatgcaaatacatcaatattgtttttcaaaaacatcaccaatttCATCTTCTCCTGATGTGGTAGTCGTACCCCAatttgaaagaacctttcagggtcatcattaataagaaaattttccaactcttcacacgttgcctcctctgctgtcactaTACCAGGCACATCCaaagtcgttaattgctataagtctttcgCAGCAGAGGCCGAGGATTCTGGTTCGGCCTGACGCAATATTGCAGCCGAcatgcattgccttgctaccGATTGACTCCCAAGAATCTCCTCAATATGTCCTCCCGACGGGAACTTTACtttgacatgtagagttgaggaaACAACTCctagagcatgcagccaaggtcttgcaACGATGGTCGTATATGGGGAAAaagcgtcaaccacaatgaaatccacatcaacTATTTCCGGACTTGATTGCACCGGCAAAcaaatttgtccctttggtatgacggTCTTCCTTTCAAAACTTATCAGTGGTGAATCGTAAGCTGTAAGATCCTCGAGCTTCAAATTGAGCCCCCTAAATAAATCatggtacataatatctgcactactaccctgatcaaccatcaccctGTTTACATTGTAGTTCCCTATCCTTAGAGTAACCACCAGGGCGTTATCATgcggttggatggtcccaaccttatcctccttcGAGAATCCCAAAATAGGAATATCGCATTTGATTCTCTTCGGCCTCGAGCCAGACTCCTTGGCAAGAGTATGTGACACTATCATCACCTTTGTAGGACATGAGCCAGTCTTGCCAGAAGCAGTGAAGATGACATTTATCGTTCCCAAGAGTGGCCGAGATCAGTTGTTCTTTTGGTTATTTGAACCTGAATGGCTTCCTTGCCCATTGGGCTGATATAAATGTTACTTCAACTTTCCTTCACTGACCAGctgttccaaatgattccaaagTGTCCGGCAATTCTCAGTAGTATGgcctacatcctgatggtattggcaaaCAAGGTTCTGATTCTGCATCGCAGGGTCCCCagccatcttaccaggccacttgaagtagggctcCTTGCGGACTTTCTCCAacaattggtgcactggttctcggaatacggtgttaactacttgaggagtggctgaaccagattgcccagagaaatctctcctcggcctgttgtTATTGTACCTATcagacctgaaatccctcctctcctgagggataaccttcgccttacctttaccttgttgttggtcttcctcaaccctcttatactcgtcaatgcgatccatgagccgatGTGAttagagatttccttaaatcgtgaTTAGTTGGGAGGCCCATCTTGAAGGCGTTAATCGCCACTTCGTCAAAATTGCagtcaatttcattaaacatctcccaatatctgtcagaatacgttttcaaggtttctccttccctcatgTCCATGGacaacaatgagtccaaaggtcgaggaactctgctgcatgtaatgaatcgagatgCGAATGCCCTAgagggaaagactttgcacatcaaggtttcgttctgagaGTGTACCGCCATCTTCTGATTAAAATGACTTACATGCTCAACTGGGTCCATCCTGCctttatagatggtgaaagtgggctgaATGAACCGTCGTGGAAGCTTTCCCTTCTCGATCCTACGTGAGAAAGGGGACTTGGAGAGCTGATGCAACGCCCTGCTCATAgtgtcatttcccaagcccccggGGGGAAAATTTTTATGCCTATGACCCAGAAGCTTATCCTTCTCGTAAGACAAGGTTTCGCTAGgaggagtcctggaccttggaTTGTAACTGCTTCCCTGGGAGCCCCCAGAGGAAGGATTGGAAGGAGGTGAggcccgccttcgtctgacacggcgtaATTTGttcttaaggtggtcaatctccttttgcatggccttggcatcatcctcatgtgTGGCTCTGGTCCCATTACGTGAATGGCTTGCACTGGGGTGTACCGTATGCACACTTCTCTCTCGATCCCTCTGACACTCGAGACGCTCAAAGTGATCTTCACGCTGGGAcccctgagactctgcatgatgcgaacctaagccGGCCATAATGTTCCAATTCCTTTAGCACTGGATTTCCCACaaatggcgccaattgtaagtgcacaatttgtacccggtccaatcactagacggactcaggcccaaagagccttatataataaaatttgtagagcgtgggcttgaaacttaGGTTTTATAGATATTGGATAACAAATAAACGGGCTAGATTGTCACAACTACACAATCAATGGATGAGAATGACAAaaattctcctcggacataCGCCAAGGATGATTTGTATTGACTTTCTCTCTTTTAatgataaattatattttaagaaGAAGATCCCCTTTATCTTTCCTATTccctttccttttatatcactcttcctcttccCTTCACCTTCCACTTGTATCACAAATCATcaatttagatacttgtcccatccaacACCTTCTTGAATCTTCAAATACTAGCTAGAAGGCTGAAccttactgttcagaggtcatttctccattaatgcggtcaggggggtaggtgcagggtctttaatgtggtggtagcagctttttttcctctgatatttctcacacgttcttccTTCCAACAATTGTGTgaatcacgcctttacccaacagatcttccagaattctgtttCTAAACCCCTTGGCATGTCCATGACCTTTACTTGATCaatccgaggagatattcctcctcAGACAACTCCCCCATCCCTTGTAGCATGAACTGGCCTGTGGGCCTCAAAGGCTCTACCTGAACAAACTTACACCACCAAattaggcccaaggcccaaatatatattttatttattttacccccacaatatatatatacgtatatatatatttatttatttatttattttgctggTGTTTTTGGTTCTTTGTTGCATGGGTTTTTTCAAGCAGAGTGAGGCGTGATGATCGTGAGACTGAGATGAGAGAGTGATCTGATTAGGATTAGGGTTAGTTTTTAGGATTTTATTGAGGACCAAAACGACGTAGTTTTagtggaaaagtaaaaaaaaccCCAACCAGTCATTAACTGGTTCGACCACGCCGGTTTTTGGTTCTTAGGTTGAATCGGCCGGTTTTTACTATTTACTGGTTTTAAGTCCATTTCTGATTTTTTACCATAATCGGACCTGATTGAAGGCCAATTCCCTGTTGAACTGGTTGGACTGGCCAGTTCGGTccatttttaaaactatgctaCCGCCTTGAATCGATTCACTTTTCGGTCAGCCGACAGGTTTAAAcccttcttccaattgttgcaTAAGTGGAAGGGGTTTGAATGGATGGAGGAATGTTCCTCGGCCTTCCAGCAACTAAAGGAatacctttctcggccacctattatATCTAAACTCGAGGAAAAGGAGGTCCTATTTGCCTACATTGTTGTAGCCTCacatgcggtgagtctagtgCTAATACGGGTTGATGATGGGGTACAAAtaccagtttattatgtgagcaaatcaCTATATGAGGCAGAAGTACATTATTTACCCTTGGAAAATGTCATTTTAGCTGTGGTGCATGCAACGCGCAATCTcccccattacttccaagccCACATGGCTGTAATTCTAACCCAACTTCCTCTTTAATCCCAACTTCGGAGAGTTGATTACACGGGACAGGTCTCCAAATGGGGGACGATCCTAGGGgtttttgatatcaagtatttGCCTCGTACCTCTGTTAAGGGACAGATCCTCGCGGACTTGGTGGCCAAGTTTGCTGAGTCCCCCCTggaaagggaaggagaagagcAGAACATTGATGTAAAATCAGTTGGAGTGGTATCCTTGCAAAAACCTCTAACCTAGAGAGTATATGTTGATGGCACGGCCAATCAAAGGGAATTTAGAGTGGGGCTAGTTGTGATATCTCCCGAAAAGATCattattgagaaatccttgagacTGGGCTTCTCGGCCacaaacaatgaggccgagtacgaggccTTGCTGGTGGGAATGGATATGATTCAGAAAATTGGAGGAACAATAGTGGAGGTGTTCTCAGATTCAAGGGTGGTTGTTGGTCAAGAAAATGGAGAGTTAGAAGCCCAGGATTCGAGGATGCAAGTATAATATTTAAGCCAAGCTAGGCACCTGCAATCATAGTTCAAATCTTTCACCTTATAGGAAATCCCTAGAAGCAGAAACACGCATGCAGACTCCCTCGCCACGCTTGCAACCTCCTCGGCACAGAGCTTACCTCGGATTATCCTGGTCGAGGATTTGTGTAAACCCATTGATCCGAAGAGGGATAAGGCTCAGACTTATTAAGTCAGggctggacctagttggatggatcctattgtgCTGTTCTTCAGAGATGACGTCTTGCCCAAGGGGAAGGTGGAAACCGATAAGGTGCAGAGGAAAGCTcctcattttttgttgtttgaggATTAGAAGTTGTACAAGCGCTCTTTCTCTGGACCATACTTGTTGTGCGTCCACCCTGACGCGATAGAGCCACTCCTAAAGGAGTTacatgaggggatttgtgggagccatacgAGAGGCAGGTTCTTGTCTCACAGGCTTTCACTCAAAGATATGGGTGGCCAAACATGCAAAGGGGGGCATAAGAATAATTGAAGGAGTGTGACCAATGCTAGAAATTTGCTTCGAACATCCATCAGCCAAGAGGTGTGCTTAACCCTCCGTCTAGTCCCTGGCCTTTcactcaatggggcttggacatccTAGGGCCCTTCCCCAAAGCAGTAGGGAATAGAAGGTGGCTTTTGGTCGGCACAGACTACTTCACAAGTGGGTTGAAGCGGAGCCGCTGGCGAATATCAAGGACATAGATGCCAAGAggtttgtgtggaagaatattgtCACTCAATTTGGGATTCCTCACACCCTTATCTCGGACAACAGACTTTAGTTTGACAACAAAGCCTTTAGAAGGTATTGTTGTGAATTGAGGATCAGGGAATAGATATTCAACACTAGTTTACCCACAGGGGAACGGACAGGCCGAGACTATCAATAAAGTCATAGTaaatggactcaagaagaggttgcATGATGCAAAGGGTAAGTGGGTAAAAGAGTTGCAACATGTTCTTTGGACGTATTGGACTACCCCTCGTAGGTCCACAGGGAAAACCCtcttttcaatgacttatggggtCGAGGCTGTGATCCCTCTAGATACTGGGTTCCCAACACTGAGGAAGAACTTATTCACTCCGAACAGCAATGACAACCTATTAGAAAAAGGCCTGGATTTAATTGAATAATGAAGAGAAAGGGTCATGGTTCAATTAGCATactatcagcagaagctcaaacaGGAGTATGACTCCAGTGTAAAGTTAAGGCCATTAGCCCTCAGGAACCTGGTATTGAGAAAGGTTTTGGGTACAACAAAAAACTCAGCATGGGAAAAGTTagggcccaattgggaagggtCATACCGTATCACCTTGATAGCTGGCATAGGAGCATACTACCTAGAAGATTTGGAAGAGCATGTTGTACCACGCCCCTAGAATGTAAAAAACCTgcgaagatattattattaatgaaaagtaATTCAACCATGTTTTTGTCAAAGTTATGCGTCTCCTTGGTTACTTGTTTGAGTATTAaatagaacattggtcatgcttggcttctcagaccacataccttgggtaaattaatattcttggttatttgcttaagtgttaaatagaactttgATTATGTCTGGTCCCTCGAACCACAtgctttgggtaaattaatactctccaTCACTTGTTTGAATACTAAACAGAActttggtcatgcctggctcctcggaccacatacttggaccacataccttgggtaaattaatattcttaccTATTTtcttaagtgttaaatagaaccttggttatgcctggtccctcggaccacatgccttgggtaaattaatactctccatcacttgtttgaatattaaacagaatcttggtcatgcttggctcctcggaccacataccttgggtaaattaatattcttggaTATTtgcttaagtgttaaacagaaccttggttatgacTGGTTCCActgaccacataccttgggtaaattaatactctccatcacttgtttgaatattaaacagaactttagtcatgcctggctcctcggaccacataccttgggtaaattaatattcttggcTATTtgcttaagtgttaaacagaacattggttatgcctggtccctcggaccacatgccttaggtaaattaggggttgtttggatttgttgtttctataattcataattttttttccatcactgATAACTCAAAAATGGTGGGATTCATGGCTGAGAAGTctgtttggtttttgtttccAGTTTTtctttccatcactcaattctctgatttttgagtgatgagttatggaaacttaaaacacattttaggtgttttcagtttctataaCTCTGTTTTCAATGGCATTTCCGTAATTAAAACTTTACACTGGGTCCCACGGTCAGGCTTTCGCTCTCTTTAACacactttatctttttttttcttttttctttttttgt
This genomic stretch from Castanea sativa cultivar Marrone di Chiusa Pesio chromosome 1, ASM4071231v1 harbors:
- the LOC142625308 gene encoding uncharacterized protein LOC142625308, with the translated sequence MAGDPAMQNQNLVCQYHQDVGHTTENCRTLWNHLEQLTGSCPTKVMIVSHTLAKESGSRPKRIKCDIPILGFSKEDKVGTIQPHDNALVVTLRIGNYNVNRVMVDQGSSADIMYHDLFRGLNLKLEDLTAYDSPLISFERKTVIPKGQICLPVQSSPEIVDVDFIVVDAFSPYTTIVARPWLHALGVVSSTLHVKVKFPSGGHIEEILGSQSVARQCMSAAILRQAEPESSASAAKDL